The Alligator mississippiensis isolate rAllMis1 chromosome 3, rAllMis1, whole genome shotgun sequence DNA window ccaAAGGCATTAgattagaaaaaacaaacaaacaatacatTTTCTCACATAACCCCGTCCCCCACCCAATAAAACGTGCACCTTCTTTTTGGAAGGCAAATGTGGGAAGAAAGATTTTAAGTCATGGCTGACTTTGTGACAGAGTTAAGTCCTCCTGGAAAAAGTGTCCAGGAACTGTGGCATCCCAGAATATAGTTTAGGTGAGGCAGTAGGAACTTCTTGGTATGGCAGGACATCAATAAGACCCTTGTAAGAGGAGTAGCAAGACttttacttctttactgtaaataataaactgttgCTTCCATACAGCAAGCTTCATCAACACATTacaaactgcatgcagcagctcactggcTCTTCAGCCAATGTGAAAGAATTAAACACTGGATTCCACCCATGCAGTTTGTGAATCAAGGGAGAAATGGCAGTCATACTGGCATTCATGAGACAGTTCTCTATTCTATACTGCTTCTGTTCCAATGAAGAAAATACACCTTCCCCACCTAAGACATGCACTtcagttttggagggctgatttttggggaaaggtaCCTGTAGTAGGCAACCactgatccttctggatcatggtgcatgcatgagagaaagGAGCATATGGCAtgcgagtaaatatggtatgtgttACTGGAAGCTATGAGCCAGTAAAAGCCACAGCTACTTAACTCACTTGTGAGACGCTATGCATTTCTAAGATAAAGCTTTTATTTCACCAATTTATTCCAGTGTGCCACTGTATACAGTTTGCTATACTATTACACTATTTTATAGTTTGAAATCAATTATTTAGAGGGTCAATGCATAATTCATAACATAACTCCATACCTGCAACAGTTTTGCTAACACTACTTGGTTGTGGTAAACGTGATGATACTGATGGTGCTGATgttacagaagttgcttttttaaTTGCTGCAGGTTTGTACTGTAATAatggacataaaaaaaaatcatttaaatttaaaattgtaTGACTTCCTTAAAGAGATGAACAAAGTAAGATGGTTAATGTGTCTTCCCATGCCATCTCCCAAGACCATCAATCAGCAGTTCCATTTGCTTTTCGTCAAATGTCACAAATTATTGCCTCTACTTTGAAAGGAATTTCCTGTACTTGCAATGGGGAATGCTAGACAAAGGTAAAAAATCCTGATGAgcaaaaacatttcaactgcaTCCCAGTATATCTTCCCACCTAACTAAAATCTACCATTACTGCTCTCTCTCACTGGTCTTCTCTTGAGTTTAAGGCTACTTCTCCATCACTGAAATTTTCCTCTCTCAGAAGTAGCattctttctttcattcattcattcatttcaaACCCCATTCACATGGCAACACCTTCAGCCAATTTAAGTACAGACTCCATGATTAATCACCTTCATGATGTCAACTCTTTTTGTTTGTGCACATTTTGCCATAAGTTAAAATGTTTTAGCTACTGTAGTAAAAGtactacaaaaataaaaagaaaaaagcacagaATGGATGTGCTCTCTCACACACTGCTTTCTGTGCTATATCTTGCATAATTTTTTCTCCTCCAGCTTAGTTCTAGAAATCTGTCAACCATCATCACTGCATCATTGGGTATCCAAGTTACTTCCCTTCCTGAACTTCTATTAGAATTGTTCCATCTCAGTTTAATTATGAGAACATACACCTCACATCTACTCCTGTACTTTGCACGTGAAAAGCAGAGGTTCCTGACTCTCATCGTCTGAGGTATTCGCAACTATCAAACTGTGGTAATAACACTTGCTCCTCAATCACTTCAAGATCCAGTTCAAAATAAAACGGTGTTTCTTGTTGCTAAGAAGTtctgtaaaattattttaatttactttaCCAATAGTTTTCCTGTATGCATCCTGATGTTGTCCTCTACTTAGCATTACCTTTGCTGTTATTTCTCATAGTCTTACTTATGTTTATAAGAGGGCTTTCTTCTCTGCTACTGAAACTGTCTTCCTGCACCTTTATCATTCAGCTCTCAGCTGAATACACATACTCCTTCCTTGCCTCTGGCTCTCAATTTCCACCCTCCCCCTTTTATTTTTCAATTGTATTAATTAACTCACTAAAGTATTTTACGATGCTACGAAAAATAACTAACTGATTTGCCTTTATCACAGAGGCATAATTCAGAGGAAGGAAAATATTGAAATTCACCTGTGTTCGAGTAGGCAGTTTCCCTTTTACATCACTACACACTTTTCCTTTATTTGTAATACGTGCTGCTTGTTCCTTGCAGAAACTGATGTGTCTGTCAGCTGCATTTTCATTAAATCTTCTCTGGCAATATGGGCACTGAATGTaatctttaaaaaagtaaaaacgGAACATTAAACAATTGGAGATGACGATCACTGATTTTACGAAACTATATAAAACAGACATGCTAGAGGAAATTAAGGTCCTCAGAAGATAACAATACAAATATGGAGTTGAGGTAAATCCTAACAGCCAAAGGTCTGGCAATCTAAAGAAAAGACAAGCTTCTCATCTAATCCATAACGGCCAAAAGGAAGGTTGGGAGTGGGAAGCAGTTCAAATCAGGCTACAACAAAACAATGCTGAGAGGCCAGGCAGAAGGAAAGGTGGCCAAAATGTCTGAGAAAGAGTAGAGCAAAGAGCTGAACTACTACAGAGACGATGAGAAGAGAAAGGACTGAACGGAGCAGTAGAACTCTGTTCaattacattttcaaaacacCCTGTATTATTGTGAGTATATAAGATATACAAATTAAGTTTGTATTGATGGTTTTCAGACTAATCCTGACTATCAACTGTTCTTACTGAAGGCAATGGAAAAAGTTTTGCCTATTTAACAAGTAAAATGGAGTATCTAGTCAGACAAGACATTTTAACTAATGCAATCAGTATTATCCTGgtgtaaaagaagaaaagaaaaaaaaacagtcaaaGATGCAAGCCTCTAAAATTGAGGTAACTTTACCCAATGCTATGCAGAATTACCCTTGAAAGAATGAGGGGTCAAACTCTGCTAGTCTAAATTACATTGATTTAAGTCTTATCTGCCCACTTCCATCCCAGGGTAGTTCATCTCTCAATTCAAACAAGGTACTACccccagggataggcaaccccagGCACATATGCCACAGCGTGGCATAGAAAGACATTGTTTGGCATGTGCACCTCGGGACAGCTgacaggggagccacaaggggcttgatccttgttgtggcagtgcagccccagcccctttcctacCATCCGCCTCGAGGCACGTGTACACCTACCACTGGTTTTGAGCTAGGCCAGGGCTCTACGGATCCTagtacagctgcttgcagcctccccaccacctgtgAGCAGCACAGTGTGCATCAGGGGCCTgcctagagcctgggctggctggcaggTAGCTGGGAAGctacaagtagcagcagcagagtcTGTGGAGCCCCAGACCAGATCATCGCTGCTGGTGGgtgtgtaaggagtgacctagaaacctctactcaaagacaaagaagaagagaatgctatgtgaagaatgcccatctgcaatgataaggaggagacagtcttagataaaggggacttgaaaacaaaagaagaaacagagtactgggttaaagggctcattaaaatactaaaaatcacaccactaggtggggaaaaagtatgctaattaaacacacatgtatgtatatgagatgcatggctaaaacacaggtatagagacatgctcagtaaagaacttcttgcgtcactcacttataaccaatcatcaaaCAAGCACGCTTGCGAAGGCTTGAAGACTCCTGTATAAGAGatgcttagaagtagtagtgggtgtgcttgttacgtgaattattctgTTTGCAccatttattgctagcaataaaccttctttgtactttcacccctggtatctttattggcctttgcataccgggcacgatcccagacttgagctgagACACAACAGGTGCACATGTgccttggagcagacagcagagaagaGGCCAGGTCTGCACTGTCACAAGAATCGGGTCACTCATGGCTCCTCCACTATCCAACCTTGGcacaccagcatcttacaagttgaggttgcaggtgtttttggaactctgcccaaaaatgttgccaacacCTTTACTACTCATTTTCCAGTCCCCTAGAGGCAACATGCAGTAATAGCTACACATTTGTCTGTTCTTGATTCCTGTATAATTTATATAGATACAAATCCCAACGTAAAACACATTGTGATAGGTGAACGTCTGTCCACACCTgaatcaaggggaaaaaaagaagcccaAATGCTATATAGGCATCTTTAAGGAATGCAATGGGACAATTTGTACCCCACATTGTTTTCATAACAATCTTAATCAAATGGGAGTGCAGTCCCTCCTATTATTCAAGACACGTAAATATTCTTCTCATTGTCCAGTAGCATTGCAGTAGCTGAATGCAGGTTTTTCTCTATTAACTTAAACCAAAAAGTACCAATATGTTTATATGAAGCAAAGCACACTCCAGACTTGACAGACTCAAGTGGCTCAAAAATGCTTTCCAGCCCCATTAGGCTAATTCACAATGGCATGAAGAATGGACAAACAACAGAATACACCTCCTAAGAAAGTGAAAATGAGCACTCAGCAGTAAGAAGCATGGATACATCCAGTGCTATTTTATATAatcaaaaaatttaaaaacaaaacacattatccacaatatttttttttaccttgaaatTGAGGCAATAGTTTAAAACAGATGAGACTGAAGATAAGAACTTTAGGCCAGGGGgtttcaactgggggtatgcgtaccactgtgggtacttgggaaggcctcCGGGGGTAGGCGCCAGTGGGGTGCTATCACCAGCATGTCCGCCACTGACACGCTTGCTGATCAGCCACGGGTTGccaatcagccactgggggacatccctccctccccctgtcccaatcaactggctgctgggggacccccactCATCAggccactgggggactcctgCATTCTCAcctggccactgggggtacactgacccataaaaaggttgaaaacccctgctttaggcaATCATAACTTTTTAATCTGAGAATAAGATAGCCCAGATATTGGGCCAACTATTTTGAGGTTttagtttgtttggggttttttggctagaaaaaaacccaacaaaatcaAAATTCTTCATCTGAGTGTTAGCAGCTATCAAGGAAAGCATGCCTAATAGTCTGATTTATTAAATGTTCTTTATAAGTACTTTTCTTTTGATCTTTTAACTAGGTCTTCTTAGAGCAAGATAAAGCAgcacatttttaatgaaatactGAATTGTTAGATTTTTTGGAAAAGGAAACACACACTATAAAACTCTCTCTCAGATAATATAGCTCTCCCAACCATagggttggtccaataaaagatattacaataAACCTTGTTTCTCATATTTAAAAAATCCTGTGAAAACAGATCATAGAAAAGAAGGTAACAGAAATAATAGGATCTTAGCATTTCTTAGCTAGTCAGAAGCAATAATCACAACTGAGCATCATTCATTCTCTGCATCACTAATATCAGACGGCAGCTCTCTGTGTGCATCTTCATAAGCATCTTATTGCAATGCATTCCTTATCACATTAATACATATACTATGACAAATTCTTTAAACACACATCTAAAAAAGGTTCTCATTTCACATACCGGGATCATAtgaaggtgggggtggtggaggaagTTTTCCTCCGTCCTTAAAATTAAGGCCTTTGGCCGCTCGTATTGTTGCTATAAATTCCTCATGCTTTCGTCTCCAGTTggattgttttttggggggttctGGCTAAGAAGTCAACAGAAAAACAAAGCTTTTACAGGTTTAGAGGTTTTACTCTGCAGTGAATATGCCAAATTTCATATAATATCATAGTGTGTTATGCATATAACATTATAATCCTAACTGATCCTAAAGATGTTCGGCCTCTCAAAGTACCTTTAGATGCTTAGATAAAGGCATAATAGGATCTGATGCGTGATCCATACAAACATGCCCCCCTGCCATACCACACGCACATGAAAAGATACATGACTGTGgaatccagcatcagatcctatcacactttATTGaccatgcagggggagcccaagattGTGATACTagtctccctctgcactggctcccactgctgccatcccTGGAAGCTGATgaggcttggggggaggggaggggggggcaggggggtgtaaGTGTTCTCCACAATGCCTCCATTGagagccctgcagctgacaagtCTTGTGAGGGGACAGCATTCCCCACATTGTCCCCCCTGCAAGCCCATCAGCTGCTGGCCTCACAGGTTGGGAAGTGTAGGGAAtgctcccctccctttctcccctgtgAGCTTGTCAGCTATGGGGCTCACAGGGAGGACAGTGTAGgaacgctgctgccactgcaacctTTGTCCACTGCAGGTCTCTCAGTGGGGCCATGTGGGAAATGCCGCTCCCCTCCTCCTATGAACCTTGTCAGGTGGGAAcactgccccccctgcaagcctTGTCATCTGTAGAACtcgcagggtggggggcagcacagggaatgctATTGCCACTGCAAACCTCATTagctgcagagctggcagcagaTGGTTCACTTATGTTGCTGGGAGCTCCTTGCCATTATTTGAACAAGTCAAAGTTagacattttttgtggaataactttgtggcttattccttgttttatcatgatACTAACTGATCAAACATGTGGCTGAGTtgcacttaaggcatgattagcCAGTTAATCTCGCCTTAAGTGCAACTTCTTGGTACTTCCAAAGAAACACACTCTTGACAAAAGAATAGCATCTTATTCAGCCCCTAAACAGAAATGGCACAAAATATGTGCATTAGAAATACAAAGACAAAATGGTTTTTACAAGCAATGACTGGCATTTCATAAAAAATTGATCTGCAGGACCTCTATTTTCATCTCTCTAGCATTAAACCAGAGCCAGTATTTAGCATGACAGCATATGATAAGTCTGCACTAAATTGCAAGCTGCATTTAGTAACCTCTCCATGTCACACTATGTTGGGTGCACACATAATTTTGTCCAAGGCAAACCTATATGGATGTGGCTAACCTGCTCAGGAAAGAAGACCATCACCTTGAAGGACCATTGctgggccccttccctgcccccctccagcaaTCTAGAATCATCACTTTGATGTTCTCAAAACTGCTGCTCCAACCCCCTGGATTAATGGATATAATAGATCTTGTACAAAGGCTCCCATCATAGCTTTGAgcaaatggaaataattttttttaggtTGGCCATTTGACTGGTCCaacaccccacccctccaaaaaacaaaacaaaacaaaacaaaaaacctggtcAATTAACCAGTCAAAGATTGTCAAATAACGGACAAATATTTGAGACATGAATTTATTAGAACAGTGAAGAGAGAGACTTTAATCTTCAGTAGCTTAGATATCTATGCTAATTACAAAAACAAGTTAGTTAGCTGTTAttgtgaaactatgaaattaaatGCTAAAAAAGTGCAATGAATTTTTATATCTATCAGCAGATAGGCAAGCATAAGTGTGAACAATATTCAAGACTGAACAGAATTCTTCTTTTCCCTTATCTCAAAACCTCAGGATCAGACTGAACAgttcaaaaaataaattaaaagataaACATACACACAGCAACCATAAAAGACAAAACGGTTAACATACCTGCGTTTAAGTGGGCAGCAGACCAACCTTTTTGAGTattttgctatttgcatttggaAATGCCTAGACACAGTAGATAGCCAGTAGGAGAAGCTTTTCTGTGCTGCTGGGTTCTGTTTTTCCCCTCAACACAGAgtagctcctgcagccccatgtggcttaaTGGAGTGGGGGAGCATTAGAAGGGAAAGGAGTCTGAAACTCAGGGAAAAGTAGCCGTGTAAAAGATGTGTGCTCCTAGATAGAGCGTGTGCATTGATGGTGTATTCTCCAACTCCTACAGGACTGAGGATCAAGGAGCTTTCCCTCCAGCCCTTAATAAGAGATGCAGTAAAAGGGTAGGCAACCATCTATACAAAGACATTCTTGGCTTCCTGGTATATTTGACAAATCCTGACTGAGGTTATAATTGCACTGGTTCCAACACCTGGAATAGTCAGATTATGAGTCCCATAGCTCAGGTCTCAGTTTTACAGACAGAGAGATAACAGCATATATTAGGTCTTAGCAGATAGTCACAAAAGACTGGTTTCTGTCCAGGACAAAGACTGAGACAGATTATAGTACTGGAAGAGAGTATTAGTCTTGAAAACAATAACACTAATACATCAGATTTAAGAAAAAGGCCATGGTGGTTACCACCTTTTTCTTCTGCTCTTGCAGCATTTTGATTTCAGCGATCATAGCAGCTAATATCTTATTAAAATACTAGGGGTTATTTCTTTATATCTTTGAAAAACTGATGTAAATTAGATGAACCATATTTTTATGCATACGTACAGTATTTTCTCTAAAAATTATAATAGACAGAGGCTTCACATACCCGTGGCTTAAGAGGTTTTACTGTAGAAATATCAGTTCCTTCTGCCCTCTGTCTGCTGGAATCAAATGTCTTTCTTCTCTTACTGGAAGTTTTTTGGCAAATAGGTGCATGTTTTTTCTGtcagaagagaaaagaaacacACAGTATGCAAATTTATATTTGGAAATGCAAATGACAGCAttctttcattcttcctttcCAGGTATTTAAATCAGCAAATAAAAAAGCCAACCAGAAAGAAGAGGCTTAGAGGTAAGAACAGTATCACGTTCATGCTTATGTCACAAATATTTCCTTATTGAATCCCCATGCATTTCTTAAATAGCACATAAACAATCAAACAAATTCAAGTAAACAGGGGAAAAAGTAGCACAAGGAATATTTTTATTCACCTACATTATTAAAACTACTTACACAAAGTGAATTTATTGGACAAATATCATCTACCTAATCAACAGTGTAAGTCCATACTCGATATATGCATTCAAATACAAGAGTAACCCTATTTTTCACGTGTACCTCAAACTTTAATATCTTACTTTTTGCATTGAGGTTCACAGGGACACTACGGGTTAAGAAAAAAAGTTCTGAAGAGGAAAATTAAGTTGTGTATTCCAGGATTATCAGTTtaagtagtttttaaaaaaaaaaatgtataggtTTCAAGTATTTTATAGCCAGGATGGTCAAAGACAAAGTAACAAATAAAGGCCTCGAACTTTTAACTTGATAAAAATCAAgttataaaaaaacaacaacaacaaaaccccagtTAAGTAGATATGACACTAGAAAGTAGACCAGATTGGGGAAGACTAATAAAACTCGCAATTAATCAGTCTGGGACAGAATGGTATTAAACTTTAGAAAACCAGACGGAAACAACAACCGACTCTTGGGTGCCCAATATGAGATGCCTTTGAAAAGgtgtaattaaaaattaaaagcccTTTAAGAGTTTCAAGTTGGACACTGAACAACCAAAATACTTGGAAACCCTAGTATCTTTTGAAAAATTAAGCCTAGATGCTTAGCTCCAGTATCTCTGAGGTATCATATTACTCTATTATGCTCAGATTGGTATGTCTAATCTATTAAAAAAGAATCAATAGGGAAGGTGCTACTGCTACTCACCAGTGCTAATAGAAAGAATGTTCTTCCACAAATCTTACATGGTAATAGGTCTCCACTTTGCACTGTAGGTTCATTTTCtaataaaagcaaaacaagacATACACATttattatatatgtatagataCGGAATTTTTTGGCCTATGACCAATCTATAAATGTAATAGAGTTTAGTGTCAAAAAATTAATTCCCATCTATGCTAATCCACTTCTAGTTTCCTTCCATTTCATAAAAAAGGGCTTTCATGTCTGCATTTAACATACCAATTTATCTGTTGTATCAGTTGGGGCCAGACTTCCATAGCAACACAAGTGGACTCCGATAGCCATGTTTCATATAATTTAGAAAAATCCTGAATAAAGGAAAGAATAATCAATGCCATTACAGCAGATGCTTATTTATGGCAACACCTTATAAGTAGAAACCTACTCAATTCACAATTTTGTAGAAACCGCAAAATCTGGCATTGtccacaaaataaaaaacaaaacaaaaaacttattaaaaataaactgctAGCTCCCCAGAGGGGAGTGACCAAAATAGCATCTGCCTTTCCCCCCcatcccttgccactgattggctgagagggctgcccgtagcgtggccccacccctctctgccaatcagcagtaagGGGTGGGACTGCACCACAGACAGCCCTCTTGACCAaccagtggtgaggggtggggcccatcagtggtgaggggtggggccctgGCCCCTTGGCCAGAGGAGTGGGGGAACCCCACAGCAATAAGCACATGAAAACAGCAGTCAGCGCCGCAATCAGCCCACAAAAATTGGCTGCCTGGCTCCTCAATTTTGATAGATCCCTACTCGTAAGAGCAACAACTACTTGCCAGCAACATTTCTCCTAGGAACATTTTCCTACTACATATTTTTTACCTGGTAACAGCAAAATATCTACTGCCTAAGAGCAACCTTTATGAAGGGTGGATGTGACGTAAATCACAATGTCCAACAGTAGGTgtgggttatatatatatatatatattttgtgggGTGGTCAAAACCAGACCAAATGCCAAGTCTcccacttaaagaaaaaaatcaacactATGAGAGTCTATCGAGCTCCCAGGGTTAATCAAAACCAAGCTGCAGTTAAAGAAGTTGCGCTGACTAAGCAGGATACAACATGGAAGCAGAGGGAGAAACTGACAATAAAAACAGACTGGGGAAGAGCTGTTGAAGTAACGACAactctcagagaaaaaaaaaaaagtaatgaaacTCCTGATTTCCAATTCAAATcaactctgactcatgatctcctgaTAGAGAGAACAAATCTAGGGATTTTCTTCTTCTGGCCCATGTAGAGAGCACCAAGCTGGTaggtctgtgaaggggaaggggcaaagggggagggaaggggtggtggtggcagattgaggtccccccaaagtgagggagggagtggggcaggagctggggtgcatggggcctgggtgaATCATGCAACagagccgtgtgtgtgtgtgtgtgtgtgtgtgtgtgtgtgtgtgtgtgtgtgtgtcctcccAGCctagctgctgcccctcactcctgacccatagcagCTTGCATCTTGCCAGGGTGTGTGAGGACCCTCCTCCCTGGGcttcaaaccccacacacacccacagcaccccacaccttcacaaataccccccccccacacacacacacaaccacttcaaaaatagcatctcatgatgcacttaaaaaaaaaaataaaatcaagagatttggaatgagtttgtctcatgatttttgacacagtggggttggcaatactgctaCTGTAAACATAGGTATGAAAGAAAGCACCGTGCTGACATGGCTGTCTTTCTTTGATTCAAAGAGAAAAGGGAACATGGTCCAGAAAGCACAGCTCCTGCAATCATATAAAAGGCTACTGAGCTTGCTGCTTCAGCTAGACTGCATGATTTTAAGAAAAGGGATGGCTCGTTCACAAGGCATAAGGAATGTTTTaatgggagagggagagacagagagaaaggggaaggggaaaaagagaaTGGAGAGAGACAGTCAGCAGATAAACCAGGAGCTGAGCAATGGCAGAGTGGAAGACTCTCTTGCATTTTTTAAGTCTTCCCCACCTGACATCTACTATGTGGACACTGCAGGTCTGCATCTGAAAGGACTCTGTAAGAAAGAGGACGtgggaagaaaaataagaaaCCTTGAAAAATGGAAAAGGATCCTCTCACCCTGTCAAAGAGGGCAATGGTGTTCATCTGTGCCAACAGAAGGGACTGACAAAAGCCCTGCTGATTAGGAAATCAAAACATCTTGATGCTTTCTAAAGGACATCATTAAACCTCTTTGCACCTGCCTGGATTTCCACTTGACTGAAAAAGTGGAATAGTCaacttaaagaatttttttttgcaaatacctAGTTATTTCCAAACTTAATCAAGAGGGTGATTATTTTGATGAAAATCCACCTCTATCAAAATTAGAAGCTTTGAAGGCTTGCAATTTATTTCGGCAATACTCACAGCCAAAAGGGCTCAGTGAAAATTTCCAAAACAAAACTGTTACTGAAAAGTAGTGGAGCTACTAACAGAGTTCTTTCACCCAAAATGAGCAAATATacccttttaaaattaatttacaaGCCGGATACTCAATCTACAGTGGGTATCACAAAGTGCACTCAATGCTGCTCTTCTCATGCAGCATACGTAAACACCTCCAAACATGTTTTTAAGCTCTCAGAATTTAGTAATAAAGTATGCTTATTTTTGCTGTTACAGTATTACCAAATTTACTTTAAGTAGAAGAcgagcccctcccctcccatttaaCATGGAGGAAAAAGCTCTTGCCTTACAATCAAGcaagaggcagtggggatcaaGGGTTTggagtcagagccagagctgccaccttCCCCGTCCCCCAGCCTCTGCAGGACCCACCACTCCTCCCCTGCATCCCCCATTTCTCACCCTCACTCCCCACATGGtttcttccccccgcccctctccaggctgaagcAGCAGTGTTACCTCCATGTTGCTGCTATGGGGCTAGGCTGGAGCCATgttccatg harbors:
- the ZC2HC1A gene encoding zinc finger C2HC domain-containing protein 1A isoform X2 translates to MEGLEENEPTVQSGDLLPCKICGRTFFLLALKKHAPICQKTSSKRRKTFDSSRQRAEGTDISTVKPLKPRPEPPKKQSNWRRKHEEFIATIRAAKGLNFKDGGKLPPPPPPSYDPDYIQCPYCQRRFNENAADRHISFCKEQAARITNKGKVCSDVKGKLPTRTQYKPAAIKKATSVTSAPSVSSRLPQPSSVSKTVAATPASKGLSSPGSTGSKIQTLSPAHKNSLGVTNSQGRGTVKTRTSTPPSLARSAGTAALASKRKTYSAESYSSRSDGKLGYDSGDCSSSVNGGSSRSSEGNSPVQLSKFCHECGTRYPVDWAKFCCECGIRRMVL
- the ZC2HC1A gene encoding zinc finger C2HC domain-containing protein 1A isoform X1 — translated: MEGLEENEPTVQSGDLLPCKICGRTFFLLALKKHAPICQKTSSKRRKTFDSSRQRAEGTDISTVKPLKPRPEPPKKQSNWRRKHEEFIATIRAAKGLNFKDGGKLPPPPPPSYDPDYIQCPYCQRRFNENAADRHISFCKEQAARITNKGKVCSDVKGKLPTRTQYKPAAIKKATSVTSAPSVSSRLPQPSSVSKTVAATPASKGLSSPGSTGSKIQTLSPAHKNSLGVTNSQGSKMDKLGPPLRTGRDVQRLYDSDTKTDSTIKRPNELLPINKGTVKTRTSTPPSLARSAGTAALASKRKTYSAESYSSRSDGKLGYDSGDCSSSVNGGSSRSSEGNSPVQLSKFCHECGTRYPVDWAKFCCECGIRRMVL